The Desulfuromonadaceae bacterium genome contains the following window.
TTCCGGTTTACCGCAATCGAGCCAGGAATCGATCTCAGGGGCACGAAATTTAAACCCGGCGGAGATCATATCCATAAAAACAGCAGGTAAATAATATTCGCCTTTAACCGTTTCCCCTGCGTTTACCGCCGCTTCCAGGTAGTGCATCAACGCTGCTGCATCCTTCAGGTAGTAAAGTCCGACCTGGGCAAGGCGGGAAATCGGCGTGTCAGGTTTTTCGACCATATCGACAATAAAGTCTCCGTCAAGAACATTGACGCCGAAGCGTTGGTAATCCTCAACCTCCTTGGAATAAATCAAACCATCACAGTCGGCCACCAATGCAGGGATATTCTGTAAGTCGGTGATAAAGATAGTGTCGTTAAAAACCACCAGGACATCATCACCCTCCGCGATCGAAGGAGCTGCCTGCAACACGGCGTGAGCGGGACCGAGACGGTCTCGCTGCAGATAATAACTGCAATGAAGATGGGGATAGCGTTCGGTCATAAAACTCCGGATTTGCTCGCCCAGATCATCGGTGATAAAGATATATTCAGCAGCGGCCAGCGGCTCAAGACGATTAATAATGTGCTCAAGAACGGTTGCACCGGCAACCTGAACCAGTGACTTGGCGCGGATCAGAGTCTGGGGGCGTAAACGGGTCCCTTTCCCCGCGACGGGCAGAATGATTTTCATATTTTCTCCACTGTTGCGGCCAAACGGCCTTATTTCAGATAAAAGATGACGCTACTTGTGGGCGAAGTCGCGCTGGTGAACTCGAAACGCGCCAGCGACAAACCTTGCCGTTCCAGCAGACGACGCAGAATGTCCATTCGCGCTGTGGCCAGAGCAGCGGGGTCCGTTGTTTCAGTCGCTGCAGCGACCACTTCCAGACGCCAGAAGCTTTGCGGCTTTTGTTGCAAAAAATCGAACCATTGGGCGAGCTGCGTGAGCATCACAAGACGAGGGAACACGGCACCAGGATTGAACAAAGGCTCGGCAAATTGAACCCGCAGGGGGGCAGCAGTGACCACAACCGATTCAAGTTGAATATCCGCCGCGTGTAAAGCAGCCGGCGGTGGCGTAGCGGGCATCGAAAGCGGGGGGGGCTGCTCAATGACCTGAGCGCAGGAAAGAATGCCCGACAATATCAGGATAAATAGCAAACGAAACATGGTTTCTCCTTGAAAGCGGGGTAATTATAACAAAAAAAAGAACGAAAAGGAGCATTAAAGCGGTTCTGTGGGGCGGTTTGTGGGCGCTTCAGCAAACGAAGGGTGACGACGAATGGTTTGCAGCAGAAAATCAGCCGCAAAACCATTAATCAGCCCGGCAACAAGAGCAAAGAAAAGAAAAAATGGGAAGAGCGACCAGAGACCGGGATGCTGGACCAGCAACAACCAGGCGAGGAGCATTTGGCCGAATACGTGGCCGACCGCACCAATAACTGAAACGCCGATCGGGCTGAAGTAGCGCTTGCCGAGGTGACAGGCGAGTGACATCAGTGCAACAGCGGCCAGGCCACCGCCAAGGGAAAGAAAAAAGCCCGGTGAAAAAATTCGCCCGAGAAGCAACGAAGCAAAACCGATACGGGTGAGGGTGACAGTGAACGCGGCTCTAAAATCAAACAGATAGAGGGCCAGCAAAGAAAAAATATTGGCAAAACCGAAACGAAACCAGGGGGCAGGGGTTGGAAACAGATATTCGACCGTATGAATGGCGGTTGCCAGGGTTGCCAGCAAGGCAAGAAAAATATAGCGGCGGGTGCGCTCCAGACGCAGCGGGTCAACGGGTGATGAGGTCATAATCAAGATCACGGCCACTGCGACCGGTTATGCGCAGCAGCAACTGGTTCGGCACACAGGCCAGCAGGTCGCCCGACTTGCTGGCGCGCCCCATGCCGATGCAGACCTGATTTGGACAGGGGGATGCAATGAAGTGAACCGCACCGTCCTCGATAACAACTTTTGAGGTGCCAAGTGGACCATCAAGGTTAATAACGCGATCGGTGTCGAGCGCCAGCTTGTAGGTCACCTGGTTTTTTTGCTCGACGATGAGATGCACACCGGCAGCACGGAAGGAACGCAAGGACAGAAAAAAAACACAAAACAGGATCAGTCCGCTGACTAACAACCGGTCGCCAACGGTCATCCGTTGCCAGAGATACTTCAGTGCCATGACAGCAACGTGGACATCCCCGGCGTCAGATGGAATTCCCCCGCCGGGTCGATAATCAGGCCCTCGGTTGCAGGAAAGTCGGAAAGCAGGGCAATCCCCGCCTCCGGACCGAGGACAAAAACAGCGGTCGCCAGGGCATCCGCCAGTGCCGCACTGTCGGCAACAATCGTGACACTGCGGGAGCGGCGACCGGGGAAGCCAGATGCCGGATCAAAAATATGGTGATAACGGACACCATCCCGTTCAAAAAACCGTTCGTAGTCCCCTGATGTGACCACCGCACGATCGGCGAGTGCGAGTGCCGCAACCGTTTTGTCTGGTGCAAGCGGATCCTGAATACCGATTAACCAGCGTTCCTCCGGCGACTTCCCTCCAAGCAGGACAATATCGCCACCAGCATTCACCGAAGCGTGCTTAATGCCGCGCTGCCGCAGCAACAGTGCGGCGCGATCAATGGCATAGCCTTTGGCAATGGCACCCAAATCGACAGCGAGATGCGGATTTTTTTTAGTTACTATTTGCCCGTTCAAGGTCAGGGCCTCTGGACCGACGCCGGTCACTGCGACCGAGATTTCAGCCGCCGTCGGGACATGCGGTGCGGTCGAACCGATAGCCCAGAGCTGCTTGAGCCGCCCAAGGGTCATGTCAAACCCTCCGCGGGAGGCTTTTGCAACGCGTAACCCCAGGGCGAGAACCTCGGCCGTTTCAGGGGCAACAGCAAAAGGTTCAGTCGCTACCGAAAGACGCGCCACATCACTGTCCGCAAGATGTGGTGACATCAAATGCTCAATGCGTGCAATTTCGCAGAAAGCTGCGGACAAAGATTCCTCAAGGATGTCCAGGTCGGGGCCAAAGGCGATAATTTCCACCACCGTGCCGAGCAAAAGTTGCTGTCGACGGAGTTGATGGCTGGTCGGCAGCAGAACAAAAAAACCGACGATGATCACAAGGATCGAAAACAGGGCGAACCTGATGCGTGACGACCGCACGCTAGGCCTCGACGATTTCACCGACCAGATCGTATTCCGACGAGTCGGTGATCCGCAGGTTGACGATCTGACCGACCTCTGCGTTACCGGCGGTCACATAGACTTTACCGTCAATATCCGGCGCCTGACGAATTGAACGTCCCTGCAACAGCAGGTCGGTTTCATCGCTGAGCCCCTCGATCAGAACCGGCTCAACCCGATTGATCAGCGCCCGGTTCTTGCGAAACGAAATACGACCCTGGGCTTTCATCAATTGGTGGTAACGGCGATTCTTGACGGTGTCGGTGACCTGATCGGCAAACAGCGCGGCGGGAGTACCATCTTCACGCGAATAACGAAACACCCCCACCCGCTCCAGATGCCCCTCTTTAACAAAATCGAGCAACTGTCGAAAGTGGTCATCGGTTTCGCCTGGAAAACCGACGATAAATGAGGTGCGCAAGGTGATGTCGGGAACCGCCTGCCTGATCCGCGCGATCAGCTTGCGAATCGCTGCCTGATCCACGCGACGATTCATCTGCGACAGGATGTCATCAGCAAAATGCTGG
Protein-coding sequences here:
- a CDS encoding NTP transferase domain-containing protein; the encoded protein is MKIILPVAGKGTRLRPQTLIRAKSLVQVAGATVLEHIINRLEPLAAAEYIFITDDLGEQIRSFMTERYPHLHCSYYLQRDRLGPAHAVLQAAPSIAEGDDVLVVFNDTIFITDLQNIPALVADCDGLIYSKEVEDYQRFGVNVLDGDFIVDMVEKPDTPISRLAQVGLYYLKDAAALMHYLEAAVNAGETVKGEYYLPAVFMDMISAGFKFRAPEIDSWLDCGKPETLLETNRQLLLETQKIHGEIIDSVIIPPVYIGPGTVVRQSVIGPFVTVAENCTIENTVIRDSIIHADTSVKQSQLQHSLIGAHACVVGGSHTVNLGDYSHLLGLTD
- a CDS encoding Gx transporter family protein, whose protein sequence is MTSSPVDPLRLERTRRYIFLALLATLATAIHTVEYLFPTPAPWFRFGFANIFSLLALYLFDFRAAFTVTLTRIGFASLLLGRIFSPGFFLSLGGGLAAVALMSLACHLGKRYFSPIGVSVIGAVGHVFGQMLLAWLLLVQHPGLWSLFPFFLFFALVAGLINGFAADFLLQTIRRHPSFAEAPTNRPTEPL
- a CDS encoding NusG domain II-containing protein; translated protein: MALKYLWQRMTVGDRLLVSGLILFCVFFLSLRSFRAAGVHLIVEQKNQVTYKLALDTDRVINLDGPLGTSKVVIEDGAVHFIASPCPNQVCIGMGRASKSGDLLACVPNQLLLRITGRSGRDLDYDLITR
- a CDS encoding FAD:protein FMN transferase codes for the protein MRSSRIRFALFSILVIIVGFFVLLPTSHQLRRQQLLLGTVVEIIAFGPDLDILEESLSAAFCEIARIEHLMSPHLADSDVARLSVATEPFAVAPETAEVLALGLRVAKASRGGFDMTLGRLKQLWAIGSTAPHVPTAAEISVAVTGVGPEALTLNGQIVTKKNPHLAVDLGAIAKGYAIDRAALLLRQRGIKHASVNAGGDIVLLGGKSPEERWLIGIQDPLAPDKTVAALALADRAVVTSGDYERFFERDGVRYHHIFDPASGFPGRRSRSVTIVADSAALADALATAVFVLGPEAGIALLSDFPATEGLIIDPAGEFHLTPGMSTLLSWH